The Flavobacterium faecale genome has a segment encoding these proteins:
- a CDS encoding ABC transporter ATP-binding protein, whose protein sequence is MLELSNLTKVYPTPNGDFVVLENLNLKIKEGEFVSIIGHSGCGKTTLLSMIAGLNPITKGEIILDGTPISGPGPDRGVIFQSPSLLPWMSAMENVQLGVDKVFANATKKQRQDICKYYLSKVGLDGAFDKKAKDLSQGMKQRVGIARALALKPQVLLLDEPFGMLDSLTRGELQDVLLEVLDKEKTTGIMITHDVDESIFLADRVIMMTSGPRAQIGDILDITYSRPRNRKAILEHETYYKNREHLINFLEH, encoded by the coding sequence ATGTTGGAACTATCCAACCTCACCAAAGTCTACCCTACTCCAAATGGTGATTTTGTGGTACTTGAGAACTTGAATTTAAAAATAAAAGAAGGCGAATTTGTTTCGATCATCGGGCATTCGGGTTGTGGAAAAACAACATTACTTTCGATGATTGCTGGCTTGAATCCGATTACAAAAGGAGAAATCATCTTAGACGGAACCCCTATTTCGGGTCCTGGACCAGACCGTGGCGTGATTTTTCAGTCGCCAAGTTTATTGCCTTGGATGAGTGCTATGGAAAATGTGCAGTTGGGTGTAGACAAAGTTTTTGCAAATGCAACCAAAAAACAACGTCAAGACATTTGTAAATACTACCTCAGTAAAGTAGGCCTCGACGGCGCATTCGATAAAAAAGCAAAAGACCTCTCACAAGGAATGAAACAACGTGTTGGAATCGCAAGAGCTTTGGCACTAAAGCCTCAAGTTTTACTTTTGGACGAACCCTTCGGAATGCTAGATTCACTAACTAGAGGCGAATTGCAAGATGTTTTGCTCGAAGTTTTGGACAAAGAAAAAACTACCGGAATCATGATTACGCACGATGTTGACGAATCTATTTTCTTGGCCGATCGCGTGATTATGATGACCTCGGGTCCACGTGCACAAATTGGAGATATACTTGACATAACCTACAGCCGCCCCCGTAATCGAAAGGCTATTTTGGAACATGAAACCTATTATAAAAATAGAGAACATTTAATCAATTTCTTAGAACATTAA
- a CDS encoding ABC transporter ATP-binding protein: protein MAYLELINVCKSYGEGKNKTEVLSNINLKIEEGEFVAIVGFTGSGKTTLVNLLAGLIEPDSGEILFKGQPISGTSHERGIIFQNYSLLPWLSVYDNIAMAVKAVFKDWTAQEVDAQVLSFIEKVNLAHATHKKPRELSGGMRQRVAVARALAMKPELILMDEPLGALDALTRGNLQEEILSIWSEDKRTALLITNDVDEGVFMADRVIPLRPGPRATLGPEFDISIDRPRNKIALNHNDNFKLLRNGIIEYLMEIGQERTAGLEVTEYELPDLVPMKFD from the coding sequence ATGGCTTATTTAGAACTTATAAATGTTTGCAAATCCTACGGTGAAGGCAAAAACAAAACCGAAGTTTTATCGAATATCAATTTAAAAATAGAAGAAGGCGAATTTGTAGCCATTGTTGGTTTTACTGGAAGCGGCAAAACAACCTTGGTTAATTTGTTGGCTGGATTGATCGAACCTGATTCGGGAGAAATTCTTTTTAAAGGACAACCGATCTCAGGGACGAGTCACGAGCGAGGAATTATTTTCCAAAATTATTCTTTGCTGCCTTGGCTTAGTGTTTATGACAATATTGCAATGGCGGTAAAAGCGGTTTTCAAAGATTGGACCGCGCAGGAGGTGGATGCACAGGTTTTGTCTTTTATCGAAAAAGTTAATCTTGCTCACGCCACACACAAAAAACCGAGAGAACTCTCAGGTGGTATGCGCCAGCGTGTAGCAGTTGCGAGAGCCTTGGCCATGAAGCCAGAATTGATTTTGATGGACGAACCGCTTGGTGCACTCGATGCTCTGACAAGAGGAAACCTTCAAGAGGAGATTCTATCTATCTGGAGCGAAGACAAACGTACTGCCCTATTGATCACCAATGATGTAGACGAAGGTGTTTTTATGGCCGACAGAGTGATTCCGTTACGACCAGGACCAAGAGCAACTTTGGGACCCGAATTTGATATCTCGATTGACCGCCCAAGAAACAAAATTGCACTGAACCACAACGATAATTTCAAATTATTACGAAACGGAATCATTGAATATTTGATGGAAATTGGTCAAGAAAGAACCGCCGGACTCGAAGTAACAGAATATGAGCTTCCCGATTTGGTCCCGATGAAATTTGATTAA
- a CDS encoding ABC transporter permease: protein MKTKLIKTVKFMGLGYLEPLIRLSTGEEVKKNSKEAFKRILFPLLSVVVFILLWQSFSNYLNNVESTIKIEKALKDQGPEAAKKLEDCIASGDLSCRPNSLPSPAMVATALGKLWEDHKIMDAKKQDFVDKYETINKERAANGEIEIVYTGRPSFVDQIKTSLKTVFAGFLLSIIIAVPLGIVLGLSTTLRTSFNWIIQILKPVSPVVWLLLVSMIVKTMLTNVDVEKSFVISFISVGLCSMWATLVNTSVGVSSVDKDFMNVAKVLQLGTFQKIFKIILPSSFPMIFTGLRITLSVAWMVLIAIELLAQSPGLGSFVWEEFQNGSSDSNSKIIVAMFVIGIIGFMLDRIMMIFQKLLTFTD from the coding sequence ATGAAAACTAAATTAATAAAGACCGTAAAATTCATGGGACTGGGGTATTTGGAACCACTCATCCGATTAAGTACTGGCGAAGAAGTGAAAAAAAATTCAAAAGAAGCTTTCAAGAGAATTCTTTTCCCACTTTTATCTGTTGTTGTATTTATCCTTTTATGGCAGTCATTTTCAAATTATTTGAATAATGTTGAATCTACAATAAAAATAGAAAAAGCACTGAAAGACCAAGGTCCCGAAGCGGCAAAAAAACTAGAAGACTGCATAGCATCAGGTGATTTGAGTTGTAGACCCAACTCTTTGCCCTCACCTGCAATGGTGGCGACTGCCCTTGGAAAATTGTGGGAAGATCATAAAATAATGGATGCAAAAAAACAAGATTTTGTAGATAAATATGAAACCATCAACAAAGAGCGTGCAGCCAATGGCGAAATCGAAATTGTGTACACCGGCCGTCCTTCCTTTGTGGACCAAATCAAAACCAGCTTAAAAACTGTATTTGCAGGATTTTTGCTTTCGATCATAATCGCTGTTCCGCTGGGGATTGTTTTGGGTCTTAGTACCACTTTGCGTACCTCTTTTAACTGGATCATTCAAATTTTGAAACCCGTTTCGCCTGTAGTTTGGCTTTTATTGGTCTCGATGATTGTAAAAACCATGTTGACCAATGTTGATGTCGAAAAATCATTTGTTATTTCATTTATCAGTGTCGGACTTTGTTCTATGTGGGCGACTTTGGTTAATACTAGCGTTGGGGTTTCGTCTGTAGACAAAGATTTTATGAATGTAGCGAAGGTTTTGCAACTAGGGACGTTTCAAAAAATATTCAAGATTATTCTTCCGTCCTCTTTTCCAATGATTTTTACAGGTTTGCGTATTACGTTATCTGTGGCTTGGATGGTATTGATTGCCATCGAACTTTTGGCTCAGAGTCCAGGTTTAGGATCTTTTGTTTGGGAAGAATTCCAAAATGGTTCTAGTGATTCGAATTCGAAAATTATAGTTGCCATGTTTGTAATTGGTATCATCGGGTTCATGCTGGATCGTATCATGATGATTTTTCAAAAATTATTAACGTTTACGGATTAA